The proteins below are encoded in one region of Meriones unguiculatus strain TT.TT164.6M chromosome 18, Bangor_MerUng_6.1, whole genome shotgun sequence:
- the LOC110543606 gene encoding olfactory receptor 141 — protein sequence MYCFLSVLSSVDACYSSDITPNMLVGFMSKNKIISFHGCAMQMFLAVTFGTTECFLLAAMAYDRYVAIHNPLLYAVSMSPRVYVPLIIASYAGGILHAVIHTAATFSLSFCRSNKVRHIFCDIPPLLAISCSETYINEILLFFFVSFIELVTILIVLVSYAFILLSILKMKSSDGRRKVFSTCGAHLTAVSIYYGTILFMYVRPSSNYSLEHDMVVSTFYTIGIPMLNPIIYSLRNQDVKEAMRRVLRKNFHSKP from the coding sequence ATGTACTGCTTCCTCAGTGTGTTGTCTTCTGTGGATGCCTGCTATTCCTCAGATATCACCCCAAATATGTTAGTAGGTTTTATGTccaaaaacaaaatcatttcaTTTCATGGTTGTGCAATGCAGATGTTCCTTGCTGTTACATTTGGAACCACAGAATGCTTTCTTTTGGCAGCAATGGCATATGATCGATATGTGGCTATTCACAACCCACTTCTGTATGCAGTTAGCATGTCTCCTAGAGTGTATGTGCCACTGATCATTGCTTCCTATGCTGGTGGAATTCTGCATGCTGTTATCCACACAGCTGCCACTTTCAGCCTGTCTTTCTGTCGGTCTAACAAAGTCAGACATATATTCTGTGATATTCCTCCTCTACTTGCTATTTCCTGCTCTGAAACCTATATAAATGAGATTCTGCTCTtcttctttgtgagtttcatagAGCTAGTCACCATCCTGATCGTTCTGGTCTCCTATGCTTTTATCCTGTTGTCAATTCTGAAGATGAAATCATCTGATGGAAGGAGGAAAGTCTTCTCAACATGTGGAGCTCACCTCACTGCTGTGTCTATTTATTATGGCACAATCCTCTTCATGTATGTAAGACCTAGTTCCAACTATTCCCTGGAGCATGACATGGTAGTGTCCACATTTTACACCATTGGGATTCCCATGCTCAACCCCATCATCTACAGTCTAAGAAACCAAGATGTCAAAGAGGCTATGAGAAGAGTTCTGAGAAAAAACTTTCATAGTAAACCCTGA